In Phaseolus vulgaris cultivar G19833 chromosome 10, P. vulgaris v2.0, whole genome shotgun sequence, a single genomic region encodes these proteins:
- the LOC137819312 gene encoding disease resistance protein Roq1-like: MKHDQRLLSQQLFLSPMASNAIIQYTSSSSSLATHIYDVFVSFRGEDTRNTFTSFLFQALRTKGIIVFKDDEDLKKGESIAPELLQAIQASRLFIVVFSQNYASSTWCLRELAEIRNCIERRVIIPIFYDVDPSVVRKQGGCYEKAFAEHEKRFGEDEVKMEEVQRWRQALTQVANLSGWDIRNKSQCEPIEEIVQNIINIVGPKMSKLPKDELVGIESRVRELTNTLRLDSINDVRVVGISGMGGIGKTTLARALYERIYHQYDRRCFIDDVSKIYRDSGLLGVQKQLISQSLNVKNLEICNAIDGTYWVWTRLHNARTLLVLDNVDQGEQLKMFTANRDIRGCVGEGSRVVIISRDEHILKTHGVDDVYQVQLLSWENAVQLFCRNAFKVNYILDDYEELAREVLSHAQGHPLAIEIIGSSLFGRNVSQWRSALSKLRYNKDRNIMDVLRISFDQLKEEEKEIFLDIACFLYKCGYSKDEVEKFLRFRGFDYENGIPALIEKSLITCEDGVIYMHRLLMDLGQSIVREKSPKEPLKWSRLWDYEDFKKAMLDNEATENLEVIYIKPGWHRGTVKADGLSKIRHLKLLKFMNVSFSGSLNHLSNELAYLQWSGYPFKCLPQSFQPEKLVELYLVGSSIKQLWEGTKPLQNLKFLDLSYSEDLVEMPDVRDALNLEKIELKGCIKLRKINPSIGLLKKLAFLNLGNCKNLVSLPHTILDLNSLEYLNVSGCSKLYNNELLDERRNKDHLKKLCLVEAHILSQSTPSFIKKMFLQPSDLLFPSSPTLPCSLTCLRELDLSFCKLVRIPDVIGKLSCLERLNLKGNNFTTLPNLQNLFRLYHLNLQHCKKFKRLPVLPLQTDYSSEFCKLPLSCFTDEKLVGLIIYNCPKLVERELCTSLIFSWMIQIVQVSQIKPCVGSLIPGSEIPRWFNNQFVSMDNSIKIDTSLVMHENNWIGVVCCAIFHVGNESEIIDYTSIDHSARIPPVDLRTDQVIDHSDHMWLFYLSRQEFGGGHYDFRWYKSYNGVISVEFRRLVMEWSEFRKDKDRYVNVYVKKYGYRRVYEKDRQLPNSGTRVDITQFFGTSSHEYSSKASSQETILQLMQ; encoded by the exons ATGAAACACGATCAACGTCTACTCTCTCAACAACTTTTTCTTTCTCCCATGGCTTCTAACGCCATCATCCAATACACCTCTTCTTCTTCGTCTCTTGCAACTCACATCTACGACGTATTTGTCAGCTTCCGCGGTGAAGACACGCGCAACACCTTCACTAGTTTTCTCTTTCAGGCTCTCCGTACAAAAGGCATCATTGTCTTCAAAGATGATGAAGATCTGAAAAAGGGTGAATCCATTGCACCCGAGCTGCTGCAAGCCATTCAAGCCTCTCGACTTTTCATTGTTGTCTTCTCACAGAACTATGCTTCCTCCACTTGGTGCTTGCGTGAACTGGCAGAGATACGTAACTGCATTGAAAGACGTGTTATTATACCTATATTTTATGATGTTGATCCTTCGGTGGTGCGCAAACAGGGTGGATGTTATGAGAAAGCATTTGCAGAACACGAAAAGAGATTCGGAGAAGATGAAGTGAAGATGGAGGAAGTTCAGAGATGGAGACAAGCTCTCACACAAGTCGCCAATCTCTCTGGTTGGGATATCCGAAATAA ATCACAGTGTGAACCGATCGAAGAAATTGttcaaaacataataaatattgtGGGCCCCAAAATGTCAAAACTTCCGAAGGATGAACTGGTTGGGATAGAGTCTCGAGTTAGAGAATTAACAAATACTCTACGTTTGGATTCAATTAATGATGTTCGAGTTGTTGGGATTAGTGGGATGGGTGGCATAGGAAAGACAACTCTTGCTCGGGCTTTATATGAAAGAATTTATCATCAATATGATCGTCGTTGTTTTATTGATGATGTGAGCAAGATTTATCGAGATTCTGGTTTATTAGGTGTACAAAAGCAGTTAATTTCCCAGTCTCTAAATGTGAAAAATCTTGAAATTTGTAATGCTATTGATGGAACATATTGGGTGTGGACTAGGCTGCACAATGCAAGAACACTTCTAGTTCTTGACAATGTTGATCAAGGTGAACAACTTAAGATGTTCACAGCAAATAGAGATATTCGTGGATGTGTAGGTGAAGGGAGCAGAGTCGTCATAATTTCAAGAGATGAACATATATTGAAGACACATGGAGTGGATGATGTTTATCAAGTTCAGTTGTTGAGTTGGGAAAATGCTGTGCAGTTGTTTTGTAGAAATGCTTTcaaagttaattatatattgGATGATTATGAAGAGTTGGCACGTGAGGTACTTTCGCATGCTCAAGGTCATCCCTTAGCAATTGAAATAATTGGATCATCTTTGTTTGGTCGAAATGTCTCACAATGGAGAAGTGCATTGAGTAAGCTAAGATATAATAAAGATAGAAATATTATGGATGTTTTACGAATAAGTTTTGATCAattgaaagaagaagaaaaagaaatatttcTTGATATTGCATGCTTCCtctacaaatgcggttattcaaaGGATGAAGTGGAGAAATTTCTAAGATTTCGTGGATTTGATTATGAAAATGGCATACCAGCTCTGATTGAGAAATCTCTAATAACATGTGAAGATGGGGTTATTTATATGCATAGGTTGTTGATGGATTTGGGACAGAGTATTGTTAGAGAAAAATCACCTAAGGAGCCTCTAAAGTGGAGTAGGTTGTGGGATTACGAAGATTTCAAGAAAGCTATGTTAGACAATGAg GCTACTGAAAATCTTGAAGTCATATATATTAAACCTGGTTGGCATAGGGGGACTGTTAAGGCAGATGGTCTATCGAAAATTAGACACCTTAAGCTCCTTAAATTTATGAACGTGAGCTTTTCAGGAAGCCTCAATCATCTTTCGAATGAACTAGCATATCTTCAATGGAGTGGATATCCTTTTAAATGCTTGCCTCAAAGTTTTCAGCCAGAAAAACTAGTTGAGTTATACCTTGTTGGGAGCAGTATTAAACAACTATGGGAAGGAACAAAG CCATTGCAAAATTTGAAGTTTTTGGATCTCTCTTACTCCGAAGATTTAGTTGAGATGCCTGATGTTAGAGACGCCCTAAATCTTGAAAAGATAGAACTTAAAGGATGCATAAAGCTCCGAAAAATCAATCCATCGATCGGTCTTTTGAAAAAGCTTGCTTTTTTGAATTTGGGAAATTGCAAAAACCTAGTAAGCTTACCCCATACCATATTGGACTTGAATTCTCTTGAATATCTGAATGTCTCTGGCTGTTCAAAATTGTATAATAATGAGTTATTAGATGAACGAAGGAACAAGGATCATTTGAAAAAGCTTTGTTTAGTTGAAGCTCATATTCTTTCCCAATCAACACCctctttcataaaaaaaatgttcttgCAACCTTCAGATTTGTTGTTTCCCTCCTCTCCTACTCTTCCTTGTTCTCTCACTTGTTTGCGTGAACTCGATCTAAGCTTCTGTAAATTAGTTCGAATCCCTGATGTCATTGGAAAGTTAAGTTGCCTAGAAAGGCTAAATTTGAAGGGAAACAATTTTACTACACTTCCTAACCTCCAGAACCTTTTCAGATTATATCATTTAAACTTACAACATTGCAAAAAATTCAAACGATTGCCTGTTCTCCCTTTGCAAACCGACTACTCCTCAGAATTTTGCAAGCTTCCACTCTCATGTTTCACAGATGAAAAACTGGTAGGATTAATCATTTACAACTGCCCAAAATTAGTTGAGAGGGAACTTTGTACTAGCTTGATTTTTTCGTGGATGATACAAATTGTTCAGGT TAGTCAAATCAAACCATGTGTTGGAAGTCTTATCCCGGGAAGTGAAATACCGAGGTGGTTCAACAATCAGTTTGTGAGCATGGATAATTCAATAAAGATTGATACCTCTCTTGTTATGCATGAAAATAATTGGATTGGTGTTGTGTGTTGTGCAATATTCCATGTGGGCAATGAAAGCGAGATCATTGATTATACAAGCATAGATCATAGTGCTAGAATTCCTCCAGTCGATTTGAGAACAGATCAAGTCATTGACCATTCAGATCATATGTGGCTATTTTATTTGTCTCGTCAAGAGTTTGGTGGAGGACATTATGATTTCAGATGGTACAAATCTTATAATGGTGTTATAAGTGTGGAATTTAGAAGACTGGTGATGGAATGGAGTGAATTCCGGAAGGACAAAGACCGATATGTTAATGTGTATGTGAAGAAATATGGGTATCGCAGGGTATATGAGAAAGATCGACAACTACCAAACTCAG GAACAAGGGTGGACATCACACAGTTCTTTGGAACATCTTCACATGAGTACTCCTCTAAGGCATCTAGCCAAGAAACTATTTTGCAATTGATGCAGTAG